The window CGTAGCAGATGAAATGTGGCTGTggagaggggatggagaggatTTACAGTTAggtttgcatttcatttctaCTCAATATACATGCAAAAGCAATATCAATGCACCTGTGTGACCAATCTACAGTGTCTCACTCAGATCTTTTGAAGAAAAAAGTTGTAATACAGCAGTGTAGAAACACTCAGAAGTAAAAGCCCTGCagtcaaaagcacaaaatgctaattatgcagattttccctttattttctgactgaaaatcaactgtgcaacgtgtggctttacatcaagtcTGCTCGGTCACTTTATTTTTGCCATctgcattttaaagaagtaggttaaggcacttttcattcaaaatacACGTCCATTTTCATGATaactatacacaacatatttactgcactgtaactctaacaaataAGACGGACTCACCATGCATAAATTGCGCAGAAACtcatcatgtcagagtcacataactaaagtatttatttaaaaaaaacaacaacaaaaaaaacaaaacaacaaaaaaaacaaagcaggattgcaggcgcgaggccccctagtggcgaggccctgtgcggttgcacagttCGCACAGTCCATGTGAGGGCTCTGCCTAGCAACGGTTGCTAGGCTGAGGTGGCTTTTGGGGGCGGGGCTTAGCGAATCCGTACTCCTGTGATCTGTGAGGTCGGGATATAGATTCATTCCATCTGTGACGCTTTGATCTTTGGTCCCTTTGTAGATTGCTTTGATCTTTGGTCCCTTTGTAGATTGCTTTGATCTTTGGTCCCTTTGTAGATTGCTTTGATCTTTTTTGCCTTAAGACCGCTTCACACCGACAACACAATCATTTCTTTCAACAGCTCCATCGATAGTTCAGACGTGCGTTAGAACAGCTTTTAGCAACACATTCCAAGCGATTGTTTAGATTCATCTACTGATTTAGATATCACACCTGTGAGCGAAAACTTATTCAACAGCGATACAGAAGAATTTCTCAAAGTTGATAAACGAAGGACATGGAGTTAGCAGAGGTTAACGTGGACACTGTTCGCCACCTGGTTGAATCCTTCTTTAGAGGGTTATCAGCCACGCAGTGGCAGCAGTTAAAGGAGGGTTCCCCTGATGATGCCACTAAAATAATGATTGCCGAATTTATCatggaaattattattttagtgtGCGGAACCGTCTCGGAGGCTTTTCACAACTTGAAAACAGCCAAATTTGAGGAGCATATGCAGTCCAGTCTGGGCAAGATGCTCAAAGAGAGTTTCACAGAGTCTCTCGGAGTTTCAGATGAAGAGAGTGACAGCTCAGAACATTTCTCATCTCTGGTAAGTAAAGAGGTTGTAGAAAACATCAAGTCTGTTACGTCCACTTCGTCCAGCTCTGCATCGCCTGTGTATCAGCGCATCACTCCCCCGCATAGACTCAATGCTATGGTCCAGAGTGTCTGCTCAATGCTTAAGGCATGCAGCGCCCAGCTGGGCACACTCTGCACATGCGGAGGAGGTCGACAGACGCTGGGAGACCTGGACGTGGAGGATATGGAGCTGGGAGCCTGCGATAAGGAGACAGCGGACGCAAAAGCAGAGTCAAAGGTCCTGCAGACACCGGACAAAGTCTCATCACAGGACAGCTTTGTGAAAGCAACAACTAAAATTGCCCTGAAGATAATTAGGGGGGAGGTGAGCGATGTGGTAGACCCTCTTTTGGTCTGCATGCCAGATGCTGACTATAAATGTGTGCAGTCTCAGTCCTCTCAGGAGAGTGCAGCTGTTGCAGATGACGTCACTCAAATAATCAGTGGAGAGGTTAAGACAGATGCTGTTGAGCCAATATCATcgcggaaaaagaaagtgcagAAAAGTGTCAAGACTTTTTTGACCAAGAGCATTTCCACAGCATTGGTTCACCGCACGGCGGCAAAGCTTTCTGCCAAATATCGCTCGGACACTCATGTTGCAGGCAGGGAGCCAGTGGAGTCCTTCGCATCTACTGTTAGCTCTCTGCTTCAGCTGGATGGacagaaacaggctgaaaatcAGGATTTGGCAAGAGTGTCTTTCAAAAAGCTCCCCAAACGTCAGGTCCTGGtgttcacagacacattcagtaGCATCATGTATAACTACATCACAGGTCGGAAGATGCCTGAGATAGTCCCAGCATCCATTAGGTTAGTAAGTAACAACGCCTTGGCTGTTCCTCGGTCACATTCCTCCATGTTTGCTGACATACGGAAGAAAGCATGGATCTACCTGGCACTGATGAGCTGGTGGCTGAACACTCAGTCTGAAACCTCCAGTCGAAGGATAACGCATTGTCTACTGGAATATGACTCACCACAGCATGCACAGATTGAAGAACTTGTGGAACTACCCGATCAGTCAGAAAAACCAACAGAGACTGAAGAACTTGTGGAACCAGCCAATCGGTCAGAAGAACCAACAGAGACTGAAGAGCTTGTGGAATCAGCCGATTGGTTAAAAGAAgtcacagctgcacagcctccCCCAGCGACACCTGACCCCCTGAAGGCCAAAAGAAGCAAAATGTTTGTGCAGGTCctcatggagaagctgctgaCACGTCTTtgcagaaaagcaaacatggacTGGAACACAGAACATCCAGCGGACATCATTGCGCATCTGACTGAATGCATATGGGCCAAATTTGAGGATGAAGATATCACATTagaaacatttgaaaagcttgATAAGGTGCTTTTCAAGGAACTGCGTAAGAGGTGGAGCAGTGCAGAGATGTTGCTGGTTTCTATGAAGACAAAGGACCCAGAAATTGAATCATACATTATCTCCATTCTGGAAAGTCACCTGAGGTCGCCGCCAAAAAAACGCAGCTGCCTCCGCAGGTTCTTTTCATCTGTGGGCAGGGTCTTTTCCAAGCCCTTTACTAGGTGAACTATCAAGTCCTGCTAGCAGGAGGCTACAGGTCTGATGATGGtaaggttttctccgggtgctccggtttgcCAGTCTTCTTCAAGCCATAAAGCAGTTGGACACAGTCAGTTGTGCCCAAAAGCTAACTggttttgaaaaaaaacaaaaaaaacaccacctgGTCTCTGtcaacagacagaggaggttaTCACGATCTCCAGCAGGACCTGAGCTCGACTTTCTTCAAACCACACAGCAATTGGCACACTCAGTTGTGCCCAAAACCAgttacctttaaaaaaaatggtttttttttaatctatattTACTCTAACAATAAgtataaataaacatgtttaagAAGTTAAGAAGATTTCAGAGTTTCAAACAACTGTTTCAATGTCATGCAATTTACCTATGGGGACAtgaaagtggtggaccaacagaccaacactgGTTCCTTCGCTAAAGTATCATctgttgtattttctgttgGCAAAGACATTTCACCAATGTACACTTACACCATTATGcatacagtacaaaaacaaaatcatatatCATCATAGCAGGAATGTTGGCAACGCTTAGATAAGCACTTCTTTCACAGACTGACAATCCTCTCTAACAGCCCGCTGTAAACATTTTAATCAAGAAACAATGATTCTGATGTCGTGTTGTGGAAGTTTGGCTCCCAGTGGAGCAATACTGATTAATGTTTCTGATACAGCAATGGCACTTATGTTCAATCCATTTATCTGAGACAGACTATCCCGTATTAGCAAAGTGAGCACCCGTATTAGAAAGGGACAATATCAATGTAATCAGCTAAGAAGTGGCTCACTGGACCCTTCAATTATTTACACCAAGTCCAGTCAAACAGCAAGTTCACTCCAAAACAGCTGGTTATGAAATAGGTGACTTGTATTATCATGGTCAAGTTTGTCAAAGTCAGTAACTGTGTGGAAAGTCCTCTTCTGTTCAAGCAGAGAGAGAGTTCAATTCTAAGCGTCCAGCGCTGCTTGTGCTTTCTGAACAGCAGCCTCCAGCATTGCATGGTCACCGAGCAGCGGCTGCAGAGCAGCTGGGTCCATCTCCAGCAGCATACCTACACAAACAGATGCATGAGAATAGAGTAGAACAAAAATACTGTTCGTGTTATCCACACGCACAATCTTCCAAAGACGGTACAGCTCAGAGGATGGCTGATATTCACAGGGAGCGCCCCTACAGACAATCAGGTCACCTGTAATATCATTTGCATGAAGTGGATCCAGTTCCTCCACCAGCGAGAACAGCTTCTCCCCCAGCCTCTCTGTGTCGTCAGCGTCCGACGAGTCACTGATATCCGTCTCCTCCATGCTCTGCCTGaagggaagcagcaggagcattATTTCAAACAAGTGGTTTAACTGTAACTTATCAGTGAACATTGGTTctttttcaatttttcaatttgcatatttaaattGCAAGCGGCCTGTAAGGTAGAGATACGGCTGGGCTAAGAAATGTATGAAGATGCACTCTGAGAAggacaaggagaagcaggagaatGCATTATTATGCACTTGCATTAATATATTACAGAGTTATGAGCGTTAAGTATATTCTGAAGATGGAATCTAAGTACATTAGCACAAGTACTTTAAGTACAAATTCCAGATACTTGCATTTTAGCAGTagttccattttatgcaacatTATCTCAGAGGCCAATCTTGTACTTTTTCACTACACTAATTTCTCTTGCAGCTTCAGAAactacttttcagattacagttTTTCAGACCCTACCTGTCCACTGAAAACTATGGCTTGATACTTTAATTGcatacttttatttaagtaaggttttgaatgcaggacatttacttgcagtggagtattttcacactaTGGTAGTAgaacttttacttgagtaaaggatctgagcACATCTTCCATCACTGGTGTATTCTACAAACACTGATAAGCAACATACTCTTTAAGTATCTTCAGGGCGAAGttcacctgctcctccagcagctttgGATCTGAGAGAAGCTTTAAAACCGCTTCTTTGTGCTGCTCCAGAAGCATCCCTGTGGAAGAACAGTGAATCGTGTTTTAAAACTCACTAGTTGCCCATAAATGAATGTGCATGTAGGTGATGATGAGACGAAGCACCCACCACCATGcgtgcagctctgtgaggctgagcACAGCAACGCTTCGACTTACACACGAATGCATGGCAGCAGGCTCATGGGGTCAGTGCCAACATGCTGCAGGTGTGATGTTTAGCTTGTTCACCAGCTTAGCTTGACGTGTTAGcattgctaacatttgctggGACATGATGCACGAAGGTGCCGCATTAGAGAGCAAAGATCCTCAGTGGCACGAAGACGTGCTGTGGACATCGGCTGTATGTCCTGATCCGGATCAACCTGAGAGTCCTTCTTCCATGTGTTAATGGATTGTAAGGCCTTTATCACCCCAAAACCAAAAAAGGTCATAAGCCAAATCAAAACTATATCGAACATCAAATATTATCAAAACAGGATTTTTTGAGGAAGAGCGTGTTTTGAATTGCATGAAGAGTCGTCTCTTGCTGATTCTTTTGGTGTTGTGACAATACCAGATTACTGAAATTCACTTCAGCTTTATTTCAGACTCATGGGCCCTCATCActataaaaatattaataaaaaaatgctgcttgcatggctaaaaatgtacacacaactggaaaatgaaactgaaaaaccaCTAAACTAAATTGTTttggaaaagcaaataaaacttGCATTGTTAGTGAAATCGCCTTGAGTTTAGCACACAGTGGTTACCGTTGAATTGAACCTGTTCTAAAACATTAAGAGTCTGCAAATGACTCATTAGCTGCTTCCTGTCTAAGCAGTATTATGTGGCATTATCTTTGGTGTCTGCTGAGTCCGAGTGCTGATTGCTTACCTGTGATTTTCTGTGAATGGCCGGTGTTGTAAACGTCCACCaactcaaacagctgctcacccAGAGAGTCAGAGGACACCGACACGTCATCTTCGTCCTTACATGTTACCTTGCTGCAAAGCCGCGCAATCACATGAGTACACAAAAGGTTTTTGACACTCAAATCCATGCTGTGCCATTTTTAAGAATCTGACAACTGTGTCTTGTTCCCAAATTATACACTGTCCTAAACTTGGCTGAAAATAGCTGATGTTGCCTTCACGGGCAAGCTACCCTTATGATTTCCTCAGACTCTGCTGGAAAAGCGTCTGACAGCCCCCTGCCCATTGCAGTACCTGGGCTCCTGTGTGGGCTGCAGGGCTCTGAGGGctttctccacagctgcagtcagcGTGGCCTCATCGCGCAGCATCTGACCCAGGACAGGACCTGGCAGCTCCAGCAACATACCTGTAACACAGAGACAGGCTTGGGTACTTTGGTTTTATGTGGTATTTTCAAAGTACTATCATATACATTCTGCTGAGTTTGAATCGGGTCACCTCACCTGTGAGTTTTCCAGCATCCTCCTTGTGTTTGGGATAAATCAGAGTATACAGTTGCTCACCAAGTGTCTCCAGATCTTCTTCATCATCCATGTTTGACTTCTCACATTAAGACACTGCTTGCAGATGCCATGTTGCGCCACACTGTAACTTTGTAAAGAGCGGTTTTACAAATTAATTCAACCCCTGATGATGCTAATTCCCAGCTTCCAATTACGTCGACATTTAGACGACGTCCACAAAATCCAtccaaaaatacaattttctgtACACTGTTCCTCCACGTGCTTTCTTGTTATAATTTAGAACAGAACCATCGTGTTTAGGATTAAAACAGCTGACTATTGCAAACTGAATTATTTGACGTTGGTCTGTAAACACGAGGCGCATGTTTATGACGTCAGTTTTTCTCCGAGAGCGGTGAGATGTTCCTCCGCCGGGCTTGTGGATAACTAGTACCCCATAAAATGACACTCTAAATATGTTATAATATGATATTACTGGTAGAATCACGTATGTAATCATACTATAAATCTAGTGTACATGTTTTAAACGTTTTACATTTTAGATTCgatataaaatgtttttttaagatgCAGTTTTAAGTGCGCAATGATCTGTGACAGAGGTTCCGTAAAGCGGTTTCCGCTCTCTCCGGTCCTTTTCCTCCGCTAAAAGGTAACGTGGTCGCTTCGGCAGCTATTAGCCGGTTACTAAAGTATATATGTTGTGTCTCCCCGCTTGAATTTAGTCGCAGAAAGTAAGCTATCATTGATGCGCTGATTCTTGTGCACATCCCAGGTGGCAGGAAATGCACCTAAGTAGCGTAGAGAGGGAAAGATAGATTTGTGAGCATGTCGCCCAAGTTGGGCCTCGTCGTGGTGCGTCAATCCCTGGTGCTGAACTGTGAAGCTAACTTTAGCAAACCGTAATACCGTGTGTAACAACGGCTCTGTGTTCCCCAGATATGAGTGCTAACGTGAATCACACTCCGTATTTTATGTGACAGTACTTAAACTTTGGTCCATTGAATTCACTTCGCGGTAGCTAAGATACAAATCGAGAAACCAAGTGAACACGTTTAGCTGACGGCAGTCGCTAACGAAATGACAGCAAGGGAAAATGACGTCTGTCAGTTTCAAGACTTTTGTTAAAGTTGCTTTGAGTTGGCTTTGTAATTAATTTCGCCACCATTTGGTCCTGTTTTGCCCAGGTTTATCATGTCGTCCCATTTGCAGTGGATGGTCATCAGGAACTGCTCCAGCTTCCTCATCAAGAGGAACGGACAGACCTACAGCACTGTGAGTACGAGGCCTGTGTCTGATCAGATCCCCCGATCAAACCTGTTTCAACCTAACAGTACCTACAAAGTCTAACCACGGCTTGAGTTATGTGGTGAGACCGTATTGGAAAAGTAGCTTACTTGGGTGTTCTGTTTTTACCACTACCACTACTTAATCTCAGGAAAACCACGTTGGTTTGTCTTTGAACATGGATTGGCAGTAGCATTCAAAAGTCTTAATTTGATTAAAGTCAAATGGCACTTACACTGCTTGTTATCCTACATTGCACCTTGCTTGCTTGCGTTCTAACAGTAAAGCCTGTAATACTGTTAAACTGTCAGTACAGCAAAGTAAGTGCTCATTATGGGCCATGTAGCAAACAAGACACAAAGGGACTGATCTTGATGgtgaaataaatgcataattATCTGAATGTTACTGTCACCTGTTATAGTACAAGCTGTCCAGTAGGTGATCTAAAGTTAAATCCGTTCATGTGACAGGAGCCCAACAACCTGAAGTCCAGGAACTCCTTCCGCTTCAATGGTTTGGTGCACAAGAAGACTGTAGGTGTGCAGCCAGCGGCCGATGGCAAGGGAGTCGTCGTCGTGCTGAAGAAGCGTGCAGGTGAATTTTTGTTTCCATCTTCAagcacttcctgtgtctgtaaAGCAAGTGATTTATTGCGTAGAATGAAAACTGGCTTTACCTGTTGTTAAGGTATTTCAGTAATTTGAATGAAGTTGGAGTAACAGTTTGAAgtatttttcattcatcaggTGCATTCTGAAGAGGCAGCAGCAACTTTTTTGTGTCGCTTCGTGATATCACTTTACACTGATTCAAAACTGTGTTGTCCATGCTCTGAATTGCAGAAAGTGTAGAAATCAAATTGACTGCTTTAGGATGTTCCATAGACTGCATTCACTAAGGTTTACATAACCTCAGACTTTTCCCAGTCTTAGGTCGTGTGTTATGTTCAGATCTTTGCAGCCAGTGTGGTTACactcaaaaatgttttctgcctGCACAGGCCAACACAAACCTGCCACCTCTTACGAGAAGATCACCATCAACAAGAACTCCCGCGCCACCCTCAACAGCCTGAGGCACATCATTAGCAAGAACAAGTACAGGAAGGACCTGCGCATGGTGAGCTTCATCCAAGATGCGGCACAATCTCAAATGTACTTTCCACATTGGTAATTTCTCATTCACACGTGTCAAGAGCGTAATTTGAGTCTAATTCATTTCCACAGGCTGCCCTGCGTCGTGCCAGTGCCATTCTGAAGAGCCAGAAGCCTGTTGTGGTCAAAAAGAAGCGCACCAGGGCTGCCAAGACAGCATAAACTGATACACATGATTAATGAATAAAAGCTtcttgtttggaaaaaaaaacaaaaacacattgtcCAGAGTCTTAACTGTCCCCAGGATCACGTCGGTATTTCTAATATGCAGATTTAGCAGATGTGACAAGTCATTTGCTTTGGTAATCAACTAAATTATACTAAACATGTATTATTGCATAATTGTCATGTAGTCACTAATTCTTCTGGGACAGCGTGAATGAGCAAAAATTGTGGAGGTCTCGGGTAAACAGTTCAAAACCAGTAGCTGCGCACAGTAAACGCCTGGAGTACAgcttcacagaaaaacaggaaagctGTTTGTGAAGTGCGTAAAAGTAATAATTCAGTAGACTTGCTCTTGAAGCGTGTGCAATAAACATCCCACAACCTGATGCAAGTATTTTGGCTGTTGTGGTTAGAAATAGGTCAGTAAATGTGCACTTTGTTTTACTGACCTATTTCTAGTGAAGTTTGTTGCACTCAGCTGAAAGATCTCACCATCAGAACAAACTATTTGAGCATAGCTGAAATCCAGATTATTTAGAGGCAAtgatagtgttttttttttctctgggcCTGTCAAAACACCTGAAAAAACAGGTCCAGAACAactttttcaaatatttatacAGAGatagactggaaacagctggttCCAGTCGATCCTCTTcaccacacagtcctgatgtcCCAGTGACGATGTGTGTGCTGGACTACATGTGACATAAATGAGCTGCATCTAATTAAATAGCAGGAGGGTGCCTGTCTCTGTTGATTATCTGTGCATCCAGTTGGCACATGCTCCCTTTttcacctgtgtttttgttcttattttacATAAATCCCAGAAGAACTGAACACTTTGCTTGCACAGTCTATATTTTAAGCATATTATTCTCATTTGGTGAGATTATACTGGAGCAAACAGGGCCTCTGTTGCTTTAGTCACTGTGACCAGTGATGTAGAAACATTGGATAGATTTTAAAGCAGCCCACTGGCAGCTTTCCACTCATGGCTTTGGAAAGAAAGAACGAACTGTTGTCACCTCCCCTTGAGTCAAAGCTGCTAACGTATACCGCACCAgtcactgctgcagtgaagtgCATCTCTTTCACATGGACGTACCTGAGAGGGGTTGGTGTCTGTGAGGATGCGATAGTCTGTGTGCTGTGGTCGCTATGAGGGGACTAAGGCCGGTGCTTGTCCTCATGCCCTTGGCTCTGCTGGTCCTGCGAAGTTGGAGCTTTGAACTGCAGGATACAATTCATGCACTGATAGAGGAGAATATCCACCTTCATGACCAGCTGGAGAACCTCACCCAAGCCCTCAGGGAACTCAAACGGATGCTCTGGCATCACTCAAATGGTACTGAGTTTAACTTTTGTATATGCAGTATTAATACACATGTGAGTACAAACAGAACATGTTTGGAGGACTTTGGAGAAAGTTATATTGGGTGCAACATAGAGTTGAattagaaacactgaaatattcaaCAGTATTCAAAGCAGTAACTGTGTTAATCATTCAAcagtgtttgtcttgttttaataAAACCTTTGCACcaacctgaaaaacacaatattaCACATTACCTGGCATTATTTTCTGATTTCACAGAGTTTAATCccaagaatcagaatcagaatctgcTTTATGGGCACAGtatatgtgcacatacaaggaatccggtttaaacattgcactcaatGTACTTGCATCTCAGTGAGGACCAAAAAAATACTGAACAATTATAAGATAGAAGATGAAAGATATGCACTGCTTGGATATCGAATATTTGCCCTCTGGTGCATTTTCTGAAGTGTTTGGCCCCCAAGGTCAAATCAgctgtctgctctctcctttcattcctgtcatttcctgtttgtgtctgttttcactccATCCCTTCCTTGCCGccctcattcattcatgttctcACGTAGCTTTCTCTTTGTTAGCTGTCTGACATCACCCAGAGGACTGACACGTTTCATGCTGTCTGTAACTAACTTGACATTTCCCTTCTGTGTGTTTAATACAGACCAAGATCACCACGAGCACCACGAACATCACGATGAGGACGTCCAGCACCTGTGGGACGAATGGTCGGAACACGGTGCGTATCATGACTGATAGACTTCAGTGAATTCGCAGAGGTCAAGTAGCAGATGTGACAAGCTTCCAGCAGATTTGCTGCATTGAGCGTACAAGTTGTGGCAGAGCCCATACCATTAGTTGGCATTGATTTCATGGCCATGTATGCTGCAGTTAGGCTTACGGGTCATGCAAGCACCAGAGGGACGAAGAAATGTTTTGTCAATCAGCTCTACCATATTTGCTGAACACCAATAGTAGTTATGAGAAGGTGTGACAGATTTCTCCCTTCCTGACAGGCATCAGCGCAGAGACccatctgctgctggagcaTGCCTTTTGTGCACATGACCTGCACGGCTCAGCTGCTCGCCTCCATGAAGAAACGaccctcctgctgctgacctTACCCTGTctcaccctgctgctgctgctgctgatgagctcTTCGTAGGCTACATTAGCCTGGCgcccactgcagctgctgttgaatGCGCTCAATTTTTCAAACAATGTAAGGTCAGGCCTGTGGTGACGAGTTACAATACACAAACTAATACCTGAATAGTGAGTTTTGATGCAGTTACAGAGATCAGCTGCAGCCCTGGCTCGTCCTGTTCCCAGTGATTATTGAGTGGGCAGGATTGGGAGAGTTGACCAATCCACAATCTGTGTTCGATCAATCACCTCTGGGGAATTTACTGAAGTGGAAAGGAGCCTGTTGACGCTGGTGTATGGTCACAGAGGAAGCTCTGCTATAGGACGTTAAACAAGTCGAGTcaaattttatatatatagccCAAAAATCACAATTTGCCTTAGGAGGCTTTATAATCTGGCACCCTCTGGTCTTGGACCTTAAACCTGACTCCAT is drawn from Chaetodon trifascialis isolate fChaTrf1 chromosome 20, fChaTrf1.hap1, whole genome shotgun sequence and contains these coding sequences:
- the LOC139348762 gene encoding uncharacterized protein isoform X2, translated to MDDEEDLETLGEQLYTLIYPKHKEDAGKLTGMLLELPGPVLGQMLRDEATLTAAVEKALRALQPTQEPSKVTCKDEDDVSVSSDSLGEQLFELVDVYNTGHSQKITGMLLEQHKEAVLKLLSDPKLLEEQVNFALKILKEQSMEETDISDSSDADDTERLGEKLFSLVEELDPLHANDITGMLLEMDPAALQPLLGDHAMLEAAVQKAQAALDA
- the LOC139348762 gene encoding uncharacterized protein isoform X1, which encodes MDDEEDLETLGEQLYTLIYPKHKEDAGKLTACLCVTGMLLELPGPVLGQMLRDEATLTAAVEKALRALQPTQEPSKVTCKDEDDVSVSSDSLGEQLFELVDVYNTGHSQKITGMLLEQHKEAVLKLLSDPKLLEEQVNFALKILKEQSMEETDISDSSDADDTERLGEKLFSLVEELDPLHANDITGMLLEMDPAALQPLLGDHAMLEAAVQKAQAALDA
- the rpl28 gene encoding large ribosomal subunit protein eL28, producing MSSHLQWMVIRNCSSFLIKRNGQTYSTEPNNLKSRNSFRFNGLVHKKTVGVQPAADGKGVVVVLKKRAGQHKPATSYEKITINKNSRATLNSLRHIISKNKYRKDLRMAALRRASAILKSQKPVVVKKKRTRAAKTA